A part of Desulfofundulus salinus genomic DNA contains:
- the mtaB gene encoding tRNA (N(6)-L-threonylcarbamoyladenosine(37)-C(2))-methylthiotransferase MtaB, which produces MPYTFKVKTLGCPVNQYEGRALELAMEKAGFVPTGDIADIYIINSCVVTQAAAAEARRLASQAKKENPQSLVVLAGCYPQVYWKEIKEKLPQVDIIIGTTGRSRLPAVIARQLAETHREQRAIIVEHGPGEEFEEFPLTGNYGRTRPVIKIQEGCDEACTYCIVRKARGLPRSLAPEKVVAQVKHFLDKGCREIVLAGTHLGAYGKDLPGWNLARLIEELDALPHSFRLRLSYIEPMDISLEFLQTMARVRKVCPFLYLPLQSGSDRILQRMGRRYTSAEFARLVQKAMELIPGLSIWTDLIVGFPGETEDDHQQTMKLVEELALSHLHVFPYSPRPGTEAAGFPDQVAPDVKKRRVQELRALDEKLSLHFNQQLVGKQVQVLVEKVGENQGEGFSEHYVKVRFPAGNPELKSSLVPVQVLAAAPRGVEGCLIT; this is translated from the coding sequence TTGCCTTACACTTTCAAGGTTAAAACCCTTGGTTGCCCGGTAAACCAGTACGAGGGCCGGGCATTGGAATTGGCCATGGAAAAGGCCGGCTTTGTCCCAACCGGGGATATTGCCGATATTTATATCATCAACAGCTGCGTGGTAACCCAGGCCGCGGCTGCGGAAGCACGCCGCCTGGCCAGCCAGGCCAAAAAGGAGAATCCCCAGTCCCTGGTGGTTCTGGCCGGCTGCTATCCCCAGGTGTACTGGAAGGAAATAAAGGAAAAACTGCCCCAGGTAGACATTATTATCGGCACCACCGGCAGATCCCGGCTGCCGGCCGTCATAGCCCGGCAACTGGCTGAAACTCACCGGGAGCAAAGGGCAATCATCGTGGAACACGGACCAGGTGAGGAGTTCGAGGAGTTTCCCCTGACCGGCAATTACGGGCGCACCCGGCCGGTAATTAAAATCCAGGAAGGGTGCGACGAAGCCTGCACCTACTGCATTGTCCGGAAGGCCCGGGGGCTGCCCCGCAGTCTGGCTCCGGAAAAGGTGGTGGCCCAGGTCAAACATTTCTTAGATAAGGGCTGCCGGGAGATTGTCCTGGCCGGTACCCACCTGGGGGCTTATGGGAAGGACCTGCCCGGGTGGAATCTGGCCCGTCTCATTGAAGAACTGGACGCCCTGCCCCACTCCTTTCGCCTGCGCCTAAGTTATATCGAGCCAATGGATATAAGTCTTGAGTTTTTGCAAACCATGGCCCGGGTGCGAAAAGTATGCCCTTTTTTGTACCTCCCCCTCCAGAGCGGCTCGGATCGCATCCTCCAAAGGATGGGGCGCCGGTACACAAGCGCAGAATTTGCCCGGCTGGTACAAAAGGCAATGGAATTGATCCCCGGCCTTTCCATTTGGACCGATCTAATCGTGGGCTTTCCCGGGGAAACGGAAGACGACCACCAGCAGACCATGAAACTGGTCGAGGAGCTGGCTTTAAGCCACCTGCACGTGTTCCCCTATTCGCCCCGCCCGGGAACGGAAGCCGCCGGCTTTCCCGATCAGGTTGCTCCGGATGTGAAAAAGAGAAGGGTTCAGGAACTGCGCGCACTGGATGAAAAGCTATCCCTGCATTTTAACCAGCAGCTGGTAGGAAAACAGGTACAGGTGCTGGTGGAAAAGGTGGGGGAGAACCAGGGGGAAGGTTTTTCGGAGCACTACGTAAAAGTGCGGTTCCCGGCCGGCAATCCGGAACTGAAGAGTTCTTTAGTACCGGTGCAGGTTCTGGCCGCCGCACCGCGGGGAGTGGAAGGTTGCCTGATTACTTGA
- a CDS encoding RNA-guided endonuclease InsQ/TnpB family protein has protein sequence MKVKRAIRIRVSSKRKRGARELAYDLAQFRNLLLIFQSRYYALFGQVILNQSVIYSLLADQTMKKKPEQEEALREASERIIQHPDLQELIQRMKEQKARVDNNYVLQTTIRQVIKDYKSFLASLAGYRVNPGKYKERPQPPKPKKLGKLTQVTAEFNSNVFEVEGNTLFLRLRMNGKKRIKIKLPRDVEGVSSVRLVYHLSDVWVDVIYEKELKEPEAGLIHLAGIDMGMDNLISLISTSPDVKSLIISGREVKSFNCWFNKKKAAVQSAMDTLGNKIAQEEDESRKNAMSKELLKLKFYLHNLYNYRDRWIESHFHKVARVLADFLYETGHKAVYLGKGATESKDGIDLGKVTNQNFVSIPFRKLINILKYKLEELGMKAEEKEESYTSKASSLSDDILEIQRRYDEAKEKQGEIKIKCSGKRIERGLYRDNVLNKVFNADLNGALNILKVGAKLRRLTLSLKVLLCKLCNPLRLNLYDFIYRFKSKAESPPGIGDSKLATAGLTR, from the coding sequence ATGAAAGTCAAGCGGGCAATAAGAATCAGGGTTTCTAGCAAAAGAAAAAGAGGGGCGAGGGAACTCGCCTACGACCTGGCTCAGTTCCGTAATTTGTTGTTAATCTTCCAGAGCAGGTATTACGCTCTTTTTGGGCAGGTCATTTTAAACCAGAGCGTCATTTATTCCCTCCTGGCCGACCAGACTATGAAAAAGAAACCCGAACAGGAAGAAGCACTTCGGGAAGCGTCCGAAAGGATTATCCAGCATCCGGACTTACAGGAACTGATCCAAAGGATGAAAGAGCAGAAAGCCAGGGTAGACAACAACTACGTCCTCCAGACCACTATCCGCCAGGTTATCAAAGATTACAAAAGTTTTCTGGCATCTCTGGCCGGATATCGCGTCAATCCAGGGAAATATAAAGAGCGGCCGCAACCGCCCAAACCCAAAAAGCTGGGTAAACTCACGCAAGTCACGGCAGAATTCAACAGCAACGTGTTTGAAGTAGAAGGTAATACACTTTTTCTGCGCCTGCGCATGAACGGCAAGAAAAGAATAAAAATAAAACTCCCCAGGGACGTGGAAGGTGTATCCTCGGTCAGGCTGGTCTATCATCTTTCCGACGTTTGGGTGGACGTAATTTACGAAAAGGAACTCAAAGAACCGGAGGCCGGGCTTATCCATCTGGCCGGAATCGACATGGGGATGGATAATTTAATTTCTCTAATTTCAACCAGCCCTGACGTAAAAAGCCTGATCATTTCCGGCAGGGAAGTCAAGTCTTTCAACTGCTGGTTTAACAAAAAGAAGGCCGCGGTGCAGTCGGCAATGGATACGCTGGGCAACAAAATTGCTCAGGAAGAGGACGAATCCCGGAAAAATGCCATGTCGAAAGAGCTGCTCAAATTAAAGTTCTACCTCCACAACCTTTACAACTACCGCGACCGCTGGATTGAGTCTCACTTCCACAAAGTAGCCCGTGTCCTGGCCGATTTCCTTTACGAAACCGGCCACAAAGCGGTTTACCTCGGCAAAGGGGCCACAGAAAGTAAAGACGGAATAGACTTAGGAAAAGTGACCAACCAGAATTTCGTGAGTATTCCTTTTCGTAAGCTGATCAATATTTTGAAGTACAAGCTGGAAGAGCTGGGTATGAAAGCGGAAGAAAAAGAGGAGTCCTACACCAGCAAGGCTTCCTCTCTTTCCGATGATATTTTGGAAATTCAGCGAAGGTACGACGAAGCCAAAGAGAAGCAGGGAGAAATAAAAATTAAGTGTTCCGGCAAAAGAATTGAGCGCGGCCTGTACAGGGACAATGTGCTCAACAAAGTTTTCAACGCCGATTTGAACGGCGCTTTAAACATTTTAAAGGTGGGAGCGAAGCTCCGCAGACTTACTCTAAGCCTGAAAGTTCTTTTGTGCAAGTTGTGCAACCCGCTGAGACTTAACCTCTACGATTTCATTTACAGGTTCAAAAGTAAGGCCGAGTCCCCTCCGGGGATAGGAGATAGTAAGCTGGCAACAGCAGGGTTAACTCGATAG
- a CDS encoding type II toxin-antitoxin system VapC family toxin — MGYLIDTCVLIDHLTGRLSPDTGAWLEQVVASGSAATRVIVYHELLYGARTEKARAAVEKLLEAWEMLPVDRRVAGRAAEIRRDQAAKGRTLGMADCLIAATAELRNLKVVTSNIKDFPTVETVLPEKIATIGL, encoded by the coding sequence ATGGGCTACCTGATAGATACCTGCGTCTTGATCGACCACCTGACCGGAAGACTGTCCCCCGATACGGGCGCCTGGCTGGAACAGGTGGTGGCGTCCGGTTCAGCAGCCACCAGAGTGATCGTCTACCACGAACTCCTGTACGGAGCTCGTACTGAAAAAGCAAGAGCCGCCGTCGAAAAGCTGTTGGAAGCGTGGGAAATGCTTCCCGTGGACCGCAGAGTTGCCGGGCGCGCCGCCGAAATCCGGCGGGATCAGGCCGCAAAAGGCAGGACCCTGGGAATGGCCGACTGCCTGATCGCGGCGACGGCCGAGTTGAGGAACCTGAAGGTGGTCACCTCAAATATCAAAGACTTTCCTACTGTCGAAACGGTGCTTCCCGAAAAAATAGCCACTATAGGACTGTAG
- a CDS encoding DUF2290 domain-containing protein, whose translation MMKPPNKAVTIKRDLEGLLTSLIECGIADDQNFPVLRPASNIVWEVTFAGAEHVSIAMGDIDYATIYKELSEKRSYTAKLIDGGLLQLMYRFEGERLVRHRLAYYPSPELRPFQEDPELYLHDELFLDIVFRRIFPFPLRFDFDETAARDVVHPMCHLTLGDVKGCRIPVSAPLTPRWFVDFVLRNFYLTDKYDFVSKLPNHRLYFDSTITANERCLIHMVVPMEAC comes from the coding sequence ATGATGAAGCCTCCTAATAAGGCGGTGACTATCAAGCGCGACTTGGAAGGACTGCTCACGTCATTGATAGAGTGCGGGATCGCAGATGACCAGAACTTTCCAGTGCTGCGCCCTGCATCGAACATTGTATGGGAGGTTACTTTCGCCGGCGCCGAGCATGTGTCGATTGCGATGGGTGATATCGATTACGCAACAATCTATAAAGAGCTTTCGGAGAAGCGCTCTTATACTGCAAAACTGATCGACGGTGGCCTGCTCCAACTAATGTACCGCTTTGAAGGCGAGCGCCTCGTCCGGCATCGCTTGGCATACTACCCTTCACCTGAACTTCGGCCTTTCCAGGAAGACCCCGAATTGTACCTGCATGATGAACTGTTCCTCGACATCGTATTTAGACGCATCTTTCCTTTCCCGCTGCGATTCGACTTCGATGAAACGGCTGCTCGGGATGTCGTTCATCCCATGTGTCATCTCACTTTGGGAGATGTCAAAGGCTGTCGCATTCCCGTTTCGGCACCGCTGACCCCACGTTGGTTCGTCGATTTCGTCCTGCGGAATTTCTATCTAACTGATAAATACGATTTCGTCAGTAAATTACCCAATCATAGACTGTACTTTGATTCGACCATAACGGCGAACGAGCGTTGTTTGATCCATATGGTCGTTCCGATGGAGGCTTGTTGA
- a CDS encoding GGDEF domain-containing protein produces the protein MFSAEEKKMEKLYESLDLLKSMYQIARVVDPVFKKVLEYKIGFLDHEDNHCYDFWQKGELCENCISMKAYNENDIFIKMEYLQGKIYMITAVPLNIENRKLVLEMLKDITGSIVVSELGNENNIELENYIKQLNELAIKDSLTGIFNRRYINERLPAEMIKSGVAQEPLSIIMADIDHFKKVNDNFGHTAGDHILKEFALLLEKNIRSGKDWVARYGGEEFLVCLTDTSKDVAKQVAERMRKATEEKVFEYAGINLKITASFGVCTAEGNPDLSFEGFLQSADKNLYTAKKTGRNRVIA, from the coding sequence ATGTTCAGTGCAGAAGAAAAGAAAATGGAAAAGCTTTATGAGTCTCTTGATTTGTTGAAAAGTATGTACCAGATTGCCAGAGTAGTAGATCCTGTTTTTAAAAAGGTTCTGGAGTATAAAATTGGTTTTTTAGATCACGAAGATAATCATTGTTATGATTTCTGGCAGAAAGGTGAGCTGTGTGAAAACTGTATCTCGATGAAAGCATATAATGAGAATGACATATTCATAAAAATGGAGTATCTTCAGGGTAAAATTTACATGATAACCGCCGTTCCGTTAAATATCGAAAATAGAAAACTGGTTCTGGAAATGCTGAAAGATATCACGGGAAGTATAGTTGTGAGTGAACTGGGTAATGAAAACAATATTGAACTGGAGAATTATATAAAGCAGTTAAATGAACTAGCTATTAAAGATAGTTTAACGGGAATATTCAACCGACGGTATATAAATGAAAGGCTGCCGGCAGAAATGATAAAAAGCGGCGTTGCACAAGAGCCGTTATCTATAATAATGGCGGATATTGACCATTTTAAGAAAGTAAACGATAACTTCGGACATACAGCAGGTGACCATATTCTTAAAGAGTTTGCATTACTCCTTGAAAAAAACATCCGCAGCGGGAAGGATTGGGTTGCAAGGTACGGCGGAGAAGAATTTCTTGTTTGTTTGACAGACACTAGTAAAGATGTTGCAAAACAGGTTGCCGAGAGGATGAGAAAGGCTACAGAAGAAAAGGTATTTGAATATGCGGGAATAAATCTGAAAATAACAGCAAGTTTCGGCGTTTGTACTGCTGAAGGGAATCCGGATTTGTCTTTTGAAGGCTTCCTGCAGTCTGCTGACAAAAATCTATATACGGCTAAAAAAACAGGCAGAAACAGGGTTATTGCCTGA
- the tadA gene encoding tRNA adenosine(34) deaminase TadA: MTDHHRYMLEALAEAEKAYKLGEVPIGAVVVLGDKIIGRGHNLRETLKDSTAHAEILAMREAARYLRDWRLVDTILYSTIEPCPMCAGAMVQFRVRMLVYGARDPKAGAVDSIMDIVREPRFNHQVEVISGVLAGECAAIIQRFFRELRQKDKQKEG; encoded by the coding sequence TTGACGGATCACCACCGCTACATGCTGGAAGCCCTGGCCGAAGCAGAAAAGGCCTATAAACTGGGTGAAGTACCCATCGGCGCGGTAGTGGTACTGGGAGATAAAATTATCGGTCGGGGACACAACCTCCGGGAAACGCTGAAAGATAGTACGGCCCACGCGGAGATCCTGGCCATGCGGGAGGCAGCCCGCTACCTGAGGGACTGGCGCCTGGTGGATACCATCCTTTACAGCACCATTGAACCCTGTCCCATGTGTGCCGGTGCCATGGTGCAGTTTCGGGTGCGGATGCTGGTTTACGGAGCCCGGGACCCAAAGGCGGGGGCGGTGGATTCCATTATGGATATAGTGCGGGAGCCCCGGTTTAACCACCAGGTGGAGGTTATCTCGGGCGTCCTGGCCGGTGAATGTGCGGCAATCATCCAGCGTTTCTTCCGGGAGTTGAGGCAAAAAGACAAGCAAAAGGAAGGTTAA
- a CDS encoding type I restriction endonuclease subunit R: MKPTDTSEAGLETLICRALTGSDCAPRPAGAPAVVAETPAPYGGVGWLPGDPADYDREYCVDLVQLAAFLRATQPKVAEALDLDQDSPTRRKFLARLQGEVSKRGVVDVLRNGIQHGPYRIELFYGTPSPGNEQARALYEQNRFTVTRQLRYSRDETQRALDLVLFINGLPVFTFELKNRLTKQTVHDAIEQYRRDRNPREKLFELGRCVAHFAVDENEVWFCTHLQGKASWFLPFNKGWNDSAGNPPNPQGLKTDYLWREILTRKSLTDILENYAQLVEEKDQKTGKKRRRQIFPRYHQLDVVRKLLADAAAHGVGRRYLIQHSAGSGKSNSIAWLANQLIGLARDGRPVFDSIIVVTDRRILDQQIRDTVKQFAQVSATVGHAEHSGDLRRFIESGKKIIITTLQKFPFILDEIGSEHRGRRFAIIIDEAHSSQGGRTSAKMNMALSEAGAEDEDETFEDQINRLMEARKLLPNASYFAFTATPKNKTLEIFGAPEPQPDGTVKHKPFHSYTMKQAIQEGFILDVLANYTPVKSYYRLIKTIEDDPEFDVRKAQKKLRRFVEGHEHAIRLKAEIMVDHFHEQVIAKGKIGGQARAMVITSSIERAIQYYHAIAAYLKERKSPYRAIVAFSGEHDYGGVKVTEASLNGFPSAQIPERIRQDPYRFLVCADKFQTGYDEPLLHTMYVDKVLSGVKAVQTLSRLNRAHPQKHDTFVLDFVNDPEVIQKAFEPYYRTTILADETDPNRLHDLKADLDGYQVYAPAQVDELVRLYLNGADRDQLDPILDTCVATYMEQLDEDGQVDFKGKAKAFLRTYNFLSSILPYTNAQWEKLSIFLDFLVPKLPVPKEEDLSKGILEAIDMDSYRVEKQATMRIALPDADAEIEPVPTVGGGHKPEPELDRLSNIIKAFNDQFGNIPWTDADRVRKLITEEIPARVAADTAYQNARKYSDKQNARIEHDKALVRVMTALLRDDTELFKQFSDNESFRRWLTDTVFALTYSEPGSAG, translated from the coding sequence ATGAAACCCACCGACACCAGCGAAGCTGGTCTTGAAACGCTCATCTGCCGGGCGCTGACTGGCAGCGACTGCGCGCCCCGGCCTGCCGGTGCCCCGGCGGTGGTGGCCGAAACGCCGGCACCCTACGGCGGTGTGGGCTGGCTGCCGGGCGATCCGGCCGACTACGACCGGGAGTACTGCGTCGATTTAGTTCAGCTTGCGGCGTTTCTGCGCGCCACGCAGCCCAAGGTGGCCGAGGCGCTCGATCTCGACCAGGACAGCCCCACGCGGCGGAAGTTTCTGGCGCGGCTCCAGGGCGAGGTGAGCAAGCGCGGGGTGGTGGACGTATTGCGCAACGGCATCCAGCATGGGCCGTACCGCATCGAGCTCTTCTACGGTACGCCTTCGCCCGGAAACGAGCAGGCGCGGGCGCTCTATGAGCAGAACCGCTTTACCGTCACGCGCCAGCTCCGCTACAGCCGCGATGAGACGCAGCGGGCGCTGGATCTTGTGCTCTTCATCAACGGGCTGCCGGTTTTCACTTTCGAGCTCAAGAACCGCCTGACCAAACAGACGGTGCACGACGCCATCGAGCAGTACAGGCGCGACCGCAACCCGCGCGAGAAGCTATTTGAATTGGGGCGGTGCGTGGCGCATTTCGCCGTGGACGAAAACGAGGTGTGGTTCTGCACCCACCTTCAGGGCAAGGCGTCGTGGTTCCTGCCCTTCAACAAGGGATGGAACGATAGTGCGGGCAATCCTCCCAATCCGCAGGGGCTCAAGACCGATTACCTGTGGCGGGAGATCCTCACCCGCAAGAGCCTGACCGACATCCTCGAAAACTACGCTCAACTCGTTGAGGAAAAAGACCAGAAGACCGGCAAGAAACGGCGACGGCAGATCTTCCCCCGCTATCACCAGCTCGACGTGGTGCGCAAACTTTTGGCGGACGCGGCGGCACACGGCGTGGGCCGGCGGTATCTCATCCAGCATTCCGCCGGCAGCGGCAAGTCCAACTCCATCGCCTGGCTGGCCAACCAGCTGATCGGTCTCGCGAGGGACGGCAGGCCTGTTTTCGATTCCATTATCGTGGTGACCGACCGGCGCATCCTGGACCAGCAGATCCGGGACACGGTCAAGCAGTTTGCCCAGGTGAGCGCCACGGTGGGGCACGCCGAGCATTCCGGCGACCTGCGGCGATTCATCGAGAGCGGCAAGAAGATCATCATTACGACGCTGCAAAAGTTCCCGTTCATCCTCGACGAAATCGGCAGCGAGCACCGCGGGCGCCGTTTTGCCATTATCATCGACGAGGCGCATTCGAGTCAGGGCGGCCGCACCTCGGCCAAGATGAACATGGCCTTGTCGGAGGCCGGTGCAGAGGACGAAGACGAGACCTTCGAAGACCAGATTAACCGGCTCATGGAGGCGCGCAAGCTGCTGCCGAACGCCAGCTACTTCGCCTTCACCGCCACGCCTAAAAATAAGACGCTCGAGATCTTCGGCGCGCCCGAACCGCAGCCTGACGGCACGGTCAAGCACAAGCCGTTCCACAGCTACACCATGAAGCAGGCTATCCAGGAAGGGTTCATCCTGGATGTGCTGGCCAACTACACGCCGGTGAAAAGCTACTACAGGCTCATCAAAACGATCGAGGACGACCCCGAGTTCGACGTCAGAAAGGCGCAGAAGAAACTTCGCCGCTTCGTTGAGGGACACGAGCACGCGATCCGGCTCAAGGCCGAGATCATGGTAGACCACTTTCACGAGCAGGTGATTGCCAAGGGCAAGATCGGCGGCCAAGCGCGAGCCATGGTGATCACCAGCAGCATCGAGCGCGCCATCCAGTACTACCACGCGATCGCAGCGTACCTCAAAGAGCGCAAAAGCCCCTATAGGGCTATTGTGGCTTTTTCGGGTGAGCATGACTATGGTGGCGTCAAGGTTACCGAGGCCAGTCTCAACGGCTTCCCCTCGGCCCAGATCCCTGAACGGATCCGTCAAGATCCTTATCGCTTTCTGGTCTGCGCTGACAAGTTCCAGACCGGCTACGACGAGCCGCTTTTGCATACGATGTACGTGGACAAGGTGCTCTCCGGGGTCAAGGCGGTGCAGACGCTTTCGCGCCTCAATCGCGCCCACCCCCAGAAACACGACACCTTCGTCCTCGATTTCGTCAACGACCCGGAGGTGATCCAGAAGGCCTTCGAGCCCTACTACCGGACGACCATCCTCGCGGATGAGACAGACCCGAACAGGCTCCATGACCTCAAGGCCGACCTTGACGGCTACCAGGTGTACGCGCCTGCGCAAGTGGACGAACTGGTGCGGCTGTACTTAAACGGGGCCGATCGTGACCAACTCGACCCCATCCTTGACACCTGCGTCGCCACCTACATGGAGCAACTAGACGAGGACGGTCAGGTTGACTTCAAGGGCAAGGCCAAGGCGTTTCTGCGAACGTACAACTTCCTCTCTTCAATCCTTCCCTATACGAACGCCCAGTGGGAGAAGTTATCGATCTTCCTCGACTTCCTGGTACCCAAGCTGCCGGTGCCCAAAGAGGAGGACCTCTCGAAGGGCATCCTCGAGGCGATCGATATGGACAGCTACCGGGTCGAAAAGCAGGCGACCATGAGGATCGCGCTTCCCGATGCGGATGCCGAGATCGAACCGGTGCCCACTGTGGGCGGTGGACACAAGCCCGAACCGGAGCTCGACCGTCTCTCGAACATCATCAAGGCTTTTAACGATCAGTTCGGCAACATTCCCTGGACCGACGCCGATCGGGTGCGCAAGCTGATCACAGAGGAGATTCCTGCACGGGTAGCGGCCGACACCGCCTACCAGAATGCACGCAAGTATTCCGACAAACAGAACGCACGTATCGAGCACGACAAGGCCCTCGTTCGGGTGATGACCGCGCTGCTCCGGGATGACACCGAGCTGTTTAAGCAGTTCAGCGACAATGAGTCATTCCGTCGCTGGCTGACCGATACGGTATTCGCATTGACCTACAGCGAACCTGGCAGCGCGGGGTAG
- a CDS encoding HD domain-containing phosphohydrolase: MEEKIYKEILMESPFGYTCHKVLYGRQGEPEDYIFLEVNPAFEEMTGLKREAILGKRVTEVLPVIMAGGFDWAAFYGKVALTGERHEFSHYAEPLQRWYKITAFSPQKGYFVTLFQEITEAEAELQKRLEYEKLISGLSFLAMQETEPEVFLFKALRMMGEGLKASRAYLFEADREKGTMSNTFEWTAPGITPQKENLQEIPEAELTWWVDRLKNREVINYRDIEDIPDEKTKEILRPQEIKSLLVLPVYVKGEYNGFIGFDDCLKNREWSEADINCLQLAARIISEYILRKKFEEKILFLSYHDQLTGLYNRRFMEEEIKRLDTPRQLPVLFIIGDLNGLKLTNDVFGYEAGDLLLKKAAEVIKKCCRREDIIARWGGDEFVILLPRTGMKAAEEIVRRIKDRCTLDSDGPIQLSIALGYAAKIRAEENIWQVLKEAEEWMYRHKLLQGKSYRNAVISSLKATLFEKSMETEEHAERLKEISIKIAKELGLSAKQMDELELLAVLHDIGKVAIKESILLKPGPLTEEEWAEMKKHPEIGYRITQSTPELASIAEYILCHHERWDGRGYPRGIKGEEIPLLSRILAVADAYDAMTNDRPYRKAMSREEAIAEIKRNAGTQFDPEVVSAFIESCVK, translated from the coding sequence ATGGAAGAAAAGATTTATAAAGAAATACTTATGGAATCTCCCTTTGGCTATACCTGTCACAAGGTGCTGTACGGGAGGCAGGGGGAGCCGGAAGACTATATCTTTCTGGAAGTCAACCCCGCCTTTGAAGAAATGACCGGGTTAAAAAGAGAAGCTATCCTCGGGAAAAGAGTGACGGAAGTGCTTCCCGTCATCATGGCGGGCGGCTTTGACTGGGCGGCCTTTTACGGCAAGGTGGCCCTGACCGGTGAAAGACATGAGTTCAGCCATTATGCAGAACCTTTGCAGCGCTGGTACAAAATAACCGCCTTTTCTCCCCAAAAAGGGTATTTTGTCACCTTGTTTCAGGAAATCACCGAGGCCGAAGCGGAGCTCCAAAAAAGGCTGGAATACGAAAAGCTCATCAGCGGCCTTTCCTTTCTGGCCATGCAGGAGACTGAACCTGAGGTTTTTCTTTTCAAAGCCCTGCGGATGATGGGAGAAGGCCTCAAGGCAAGCCGGGCCTACCTCTTTGAAGCGGACCGGGAAAAAGGGACCATGAGCAATACTTTTGAGTGGACGGCACCCGGTATAACGCCCCAGAAAGAAAATCTTCAGGAAATCCCTGAGGCTGAATTAACCTGGTGGGTGGACAGGCTTAAAAACAGGGAAGTGATTAACTACAGGGACATTGAAGACATCCCCGACGAAAAGACAAAGGAAATCTTAAGGCCCCAGGAGATCAAGTCCCTGCTGGTACTGCCTGTATATGTGAAAGGGGAATACAACGGCTTTATCGGTTTTGACGACTGTCTGAAAAACAGGGAATGGTCTGAAGCCGACATCAATTGCCTGCAGCTTGCCGCAAGGATTATTTCCGAATATATTCTGCGCAAGAAATTTGAAGAAAAAATCCTCTTTTTGAGCTATCATGACCAGTTGACCGGTCTTTACAACCGCAGGTTTATGGAAGAAGAAATAAAGCGGCTGGATACGCCGCGTCAGCTGCCTGTATTGTTTATCATTGGTGATCTCAACGGATTGAAGCTGACCAATGACGTCTTCGGTTATGAGGCAGGGGATCTTCTTCTGAAAAAAGCGGCAGAGGTAATAAAAAAATGCTGCCGGCGGGAGGATATTATCGCCCGCTGGGGCGGTGACGAATTTGTCATTTTGCTGCCCCGGACCGGTATGAAAGCAGCGGAAGAAATTGTCAGGAGGATTAAGGACAGGTGTACTTTGGACAGTGATGGGCCCATTCAGTTGAGTATTGCCCTGGGCTATGCCGCAAAAATCAGAGCCGAAGAAAACATCTGGCAGGTACTGAAGGAAGCCGAGGAATGGATGTACCGCCATAAGCTTCTGCAGGGCAAGAGTTACAGAAATGCCGTTATTTCATCCCTGAAGGCCACCCTTTTTGAAAAAAGCATGGAAACGGAAGAACACGCAGAAAGGTTAAAGGAAATAAGCATTAAAATAGCGAAAGAACTGGGCCTTTCCGCTAAACAAATGGATGAGCTGGAGTTACTGGCAGTGCTTCACGATATCGGGAAGGTAGCCATCAAAGAAAGTATTCTGCTAAAACCCGGTCCTTTGACAGAGGAAGAATGGGCGGAGATGAAGAAACACCCGGAAATCGGCTACCGCATTACCCAGAGTACGCCGGAGCTGGCTTCCATTGCTGAATACATCCTGTGCCACCATGAACGGTGGGACGGCAGGGGTTATCCCCGGGGAATAAAAGGGGAAGAAATTCCTCTTTTATCCCGTATCCTGGCTGTTGCTGACGCTTACGACGCCATGACCAACGACAGGCCCTACCGGAAAGCAATGAGCAGGGAAGAAGCAATAGCTGAAATAAAAAGGAATGCGGGGACGCAGTTTGACCCGGAGGTAGTAAGTGCTTTTATTGAAAGCTGCGTAAAGTGA